One genomic segment of Amycolatopsis sp. WQ 127309 includes these proteins:
- a CDS encoding MerR family transcriptional regulator, whose translation MDVGAIPVPAAGSWAPGKVAELLGVSPVTLRSWSARYGIGPSARSEGRHRRYSDADVRRLQHMQRLIGRGMPVREAAAAAFTTAPRPRVPATRRVRELAEAAEDLEFEAVAALIDETLATLGAAAAWTDVLVPVLRELGDRWQRGDVCFASEWALTTEASFALERFGRRFPETVPGRPVLLACCPAERHSLPMEALRATLAESGVPVRYLGQLVPAETLAELAERLDPVLVVLWSMAAPTADDRLVLRLRDLGLDVMTAGPGWAHLGERGFTVVDDLGTAADVAAGRISAS comes from the coding sequence ATGGACGTCGGCGCGATACCCGTCCCGGCCGCGGGATCGTGGGCGCCGGGCAAGGTCGCCGAGCTGCTCGGCGTGTCGCCCGTGACGCTGCGCAGCTGGAGCGCGCGGTACGGGATCGGGCCCTCGGCCCGCAGCGAGGGCCGGCACCGCCGCTACTCCGACGCCGATGTCCGCCGCCTGCAGCACATGCAGCGGCTGATCGGGCGCGGCATGCCGGTGCGCGAGGCGGCCGCCGCGGCCTTCACCACCGCGCCGCGGCCGCGCGTCCCGGCCACCCGCCGGGTGCGGGAGCTCGCGGAAGCGGCCGAGGACCTGGAGTTCGAGGCCGTCGCCGCGCTGATCGACGAAACGCTGGCCACGCTGGGCGCGGCCGCGGCCTGGACCGACGTCCTGGTCCCGGTGCTGCGGGAGCTGGGCGACCGCTGGCAGCGCGGCGACGTCTGCTTCGCGTCGGAATGGGCCCTCACGACGGAAGCTTCCTTCGCCCTCGAGCGCTTCGGCCGCCGGTTCCCGGAGACGGTGCCGGGCCGCCCGGTGCTGCTGGCGTGCTGTCCGGCCGAACGGCATTCGCTGCCGATGGAGGCGCTGCGGGCGACCCTGGCCGAGTCCGGCGTGCCGGTGCGCTACCTCGGCCAGCTCGTGCCGGCCGAGACGCTCGCCGAGCTCGCCGAGCGCCTCGACCCGGTGCTGGTCGTGCTGTGGTCGATGGCCGCCCCGACCGCCGACGACCGCCTGGTGCTCCGGCTGCGCGACCTCGGCCTCGACGTCATGACGGCGGGACCGGGCTGGGCGCACCTGGGGGAGCGCGGCTTCACGGTGGTGGACGACCTCGGGACGGCGGCCGACGTGGCCGCCGGGCGCATCAGCGCGTCTTGA
- a CDS encoding SRPBCC family protein produces MVQVERTVTVRTPVDQVAGYLADFAHTEEWDPGTVRCTRTDAGPVALGARWHNVSEFRGKQTELDYELTRLEPGRVTFVGQNKTATSTDDFTLTPGPDGTTVHYQATIVFHGLAKLASPLLKRVFEGLGDAVVPKLTTALERLKTR; encoded by the coding sequence ATGGTCCAGGTCGAACGCACCGTCACCGTCCGCACGCCGGTCGACCAGGTCGCGGGCTACCTCGCGGATTTCGCGCACACCGAGGAATGGGACCCGGGCACGGTCCGGTGCACCCGCACCGACGCCGGGCCGGTGGCCCTCGGCGCGCGGTGGCACAACGTCTCGGAGTTCCGCGGCAAGCAGACCGAGCTCGACTACGAGCTGACCCGGCTCGAGCCGGGCCGCGTCACCTTCGTCGGGCAGAACAAGACGGCCACCTCGACCGACGACTTCACCTTGACGCCGGGACCGGACGGCACGACGGTCCACTACCAGGCCACGATCGTCTTCCACGGCCTGGCGAAGCTCGCGAGCCCGCTGCTCAAGCGGGTGTTCGAGGGGCTCGGCGACGCCGTGGTCCCGAAGCTGACCACCGCGCTGGAGCGGCTCAAGACGCGCTGA
- a CDS encoding STAS domain-containing protein: MDDHRTAAAVGRTSEAGLVTVRGSGDLDLGCAPRLRRLLLTAVQEAARGVVADLSAVTFCDSTILTVLVDAHREALAGRVPFAVTADRASVMRPLEILGLDTLLPLYADLDAARAAVSRCPQTRVS; encoded by the coding sequence ATGGACGACCATCGCACCGCGGCCGCCGTCGGCCGGACCTCCGAAGCCGGGCTGGTGACCGTCCGCGGTTCCGGCGACCTCGATCTCGGCTGCGCGCCCCGGCTGCGCCGGCTGCTGCTCACCGCCGTCCAGGAGGCGGCCCGCGGCGTGGTCGCGGACCTGAGCGCCGTCACCTTCTGCGACTCCACCATCTTGACCGTGCTCGTCGACGCGCACCGGGAGGCCCTCGCCGGCCGCGTCCCGTTCGCCGTCACCGCCGACCGGGCCTCGGTCATGCGGCCGCTCGAGATCCTCGGGCTGGACACGCTGCTGCCGCTCTACGCGGACCTCGACGCGGCCCGCGCGGCCGTCAGCCGGTGCCCGCAGACCCGCGTCTCCTGA